Within uncultured Methanoregula sp., the genomic segment GATGTTGCAGATAAATTCTACAATGCCGAGGATGATTCCCATGATGATGAGGGCGACGATGTAGTTGATCCAGCCGATCTTGCCGATGGTTGCAAGGATGGCGCCAAAGTTGAAGGCCTCTCCCATGCTGCCCATCCGGGCGAAACGGACGATACCGATATTTGCAAATAATCCGATGATGATGGCTGCGATGATAAAGACAACGAGTCCCACAAGGAATGTGCCGAGTGCTGCCGTTACTATTGCTGTCATTGCTTCGGGGCTGCCGGCAGACATGGCTGCTACGACTACCGGGGCAAGTGCCAGGAACATGATGATGAAGAGGGGGATCGCGTAGATCAGGCCTATGATCAGGTACTTGATACCGTCAATGAAGAGGGTTCCCCAGTTCTCGACCTCGGGTGCGGGCTTCTCGCCGCGGAGAATCCGGAGCGTGTAGCCCATGAGGGGCAGCGTGAGAAGGATAGTTGCGATAAGGAGCAGTATCCATTTCTTCCATTTTCCTACGAGACCTTCCTTGGCATAGCCAAAGGCTTCTCCAACCATGTTTCCAAAATCCATTTCAGTCACCTGTAATGATGATACCTGATTCTTAGCGTATCTCTATAAAAAATGGCCTGATTCACTTTTTATATAGTACACCGGCCATGAAAAGGCAACATGGGATAATCCGGGTATTACCCGGCCAGCATCCGCGTCATTGCATGCCCCGGAAGATCCGATCCAACAGAGATATTTGGTATCTCCGCCCAGACTTCTAGTGAACCTGCATGGCCCGAACACCCCCGGACATCATCTATGATGTGGACGATGTCCCGCCCGCCCCTACCCTTTTCACCCTGGGGCTGCAGCATGTTTTTGTCATCACCATATCCCTGATCCTTCCCGTTCTCATTGCCCGGGAAGTGGGGCTCTCCGATAAGGAAGCCATGTTCTTTGTGAGCATGTCCATCCTTGCCTCCGGCATCGGGACCTGTCTCCAGGCCTGGAAATACCGGGGGATCGGGTCCGGCTACCTGTGCCCCTGTGTCTGTGGCCCCTCGTATCTCTCCGCATCGGTCATGGCAGCAAAGAACGGCGGGCTCTCGCTCCTCTTCGGCATGACCGCACTTTCCGGCGCCTTCCAGGTTGCGCTCTCCCGGGTCATCGGCCGGCTCCGCGTGCTCTTCCCCGTGGAAGTCACCGGGGTCGTGGTCACGATGGTCGGGGTCTCGATTATCGTCTTTACCATCCCGCTCTTTGTCGGCATCAGCGGCACCGACACCGTGACCACGCCCCAGGAAGTCCTTGTTGCCATCGTTACCTTCGGGTTCATCTTCGCGTTCACGATCTGGGGCCGGGGGATCGGCAAGCTCTTTCCTGCGCTCATCGGGATTGTTGCCGGCTATATACTTTCCGCTTATCTTGGCGTTCTCGATCCGTCCTCCCTTACCAGTTTCATTGCCGCACCACTTGTTGCCGTGCCCGACCTCTCGTATTTCCATGTCAGTTTCAGCCCGGCGCTCCTGATCCCGTTCATTGTTGCCACGATCTGCTCCTCGTTCAAGAACGTGGGGGATATCGCGATCTGCCAGAAAGCCGGGGACCTTGACTGGAAACGCCCCGATTTCAAAACTATCAAGGACGGGATCCTCTCGGATGGCATCACGACAACGGTTGCCGGCCTTGTTGGCGGGGTGGGCCAGTCCAGCTCGTCGGCAAATATCGGGCTTGCCCTCGGGACCCGGGCGATCAGCCGCTACATCGCCTATGCGGCCGGCGCAATTTTGATCATTCTCGCGTTCACGCCGAAACTTGCCACGTTCTTCCTTGCCATGCCTCCCCCGGTCATGGGCGCTGCGCTCGTGTACATGGGCAGTTTCATGATCGTGGCCGGCCTTGGCATCATCACGTCCCGGCTGATGGATGCGAGGAAGACCTTTGTTGTCGGGGTCTCGCTCATCTTCGGTATCGGCGTGTACATGGTCCCCTCTGCGTTTTCCCATGCCCCGGAGATGCTTGTCCCGGTGGTGGAATCGGGACTGTCGCTCGCAACGATCCTTGCAATCTGCCTAAACCTCATCGTGCGGATTGGCGCAAAGAAGGAAACCTCCCTGGTGCTGAAACCGGATGATCCGGTTTCCGACAAGATATTCAAGTTCATGGAGGAGGCGGGAGGAATGTTCGGAGCACGGAAGGAGGTGATGGACCAGGCTTCGCATGCAACTGCCCAGGCCTGCGACGCCCTCCTCTGTTTCGGTCTTGCCGAAGGGGATGTCGTGGTCACGGCGAAATTCGATGAAATCAGCCTCGACGTGGATATCCGGTACCGGGGAAAACCGTTCGTGTTCCCGGACGAATGCCCGGCGCCCGGCAGTGTCATGGATGACGAGGAATCGCTGCTCCGGTTCTCAGGTTTTCTCATCCGGACCTATTCGGACTCGGCCGAATGCAGTTGCAGGAACGGGGAATGTACCATGCACATCCACTACGAACACTGAACGGTTTTCACGCGGGGATCTTTTTTGCCGGCAGTCCCCAGGCACCGTCTCTTTTTTCCTGTTCAGGGATTTTTTGTATCTCTGAAAACCGGTTACCGATCTGCCTGGGATTATTCTGGAAAAACAGGGTTACGGGTCCGATACCACATCGTACGTGTAGGTGTACTGGCAGTACAGATCGCTGAATTCCGGAATGGATACGAGTTCGATCCGCTTCTCCCGGGGAGCGAGAACCGGGATCTCAATGGTTTTTGACAGGGGATGGCAGTAGGTCAAGGACGTGTCCAGGTTGATCTGCACGGCAACATTGGTAAAGGTCCTGTTGGTCGGGTTCGCGATCCGGAATTCGGGGGAATAGACGTCAACCGAACCGATGTTCACGGGTGTGAGGCTATCGATGTCCGGGCTGGTGACGGTGATCTCCCGGTTATGCGGTTGTGAAATGCATCCTGTACTCCCGAGAAGGATTGAGAGAACGAGCAGGAGCAGCCAGGTTTTTTTCATGGAATTTAGCCTCATCCGATTATTTACGGTTTCAGGAGAAGCCATCCGAGAGCCCTTCCCGGATATCCGGCTTCTTCTCCCGGTTGAGATCCGCGATGTACTCTTCGTAATAGTGGATTCTCGTACTGACCGGGAACGGGATGCCGATCGTGGAGATGATGGCTTCTCCCTGGTCGAGGGTCTGGATCTCAATCTCCATTTTCGAGAGATCCTGCTTGGCGCTGCCCATGATGATCTCGCGGTCGCCCCGGTCGCCAAGGCCCATGACCACGAACGTGTTGATCTGGGCAAGCACTTTCTGGTCTATGTTCTTGGGCTGCTGGGTCACGACACAAAGCCCTACGCCGAACTTACGGCCTTCCATGGCGCACTCGCGGAAGATCTGGGTGCTCGATCCCCCGGCTCCCAGCACCCTTTGCGCCTCCTCGATGGTGATGAGCACTTTTTTCTGCTCGGTTGGCTCGGTCTCGATCCCGAACTCCTCGGCCGACTTGCGGTGCGCCTGCATGATCCGCCGGGTTATCATGGAGAGGACGAAGAGCTCGCTGCGTTCGCCCATCCGGGGGATATCGATGAGGACGACCTTGTTGTTGTGGAGGAAGCGGAGAATTTCGGTGACGCTGGAGCCGGATTCCCGGAAGAATTTGCGGTTGCCTGCAACGATATTTCTCATCCGGCGCTGGATCACCTGGAGGGTGCCCGGGTGGAATGCCCCGAGCCTGTCGGCAATCTGCGGGTAGGGCCCGGTATACCGGCCCTGTTTCACTTCATCCTGGAGCGTGTCAACATTTGCCTGCAGGAAGAACGGGATGATTTCGCTGCCAGAAAAATCCTCGAGCGATTCGATAACGTCCCGCTGGGCCTGCGAGAGATCGTAGAGCAGGGTAAGGTCGGTCATCCGGAAATCGTCGTAATCGAGCCAGAGGCTGTTGAGCGAATATTTTTTCCGGTCGGTCTCGCTGATGGTGAAGACACAAAGCCCGTCCATGCCGGCACTGTAGTGGACAAGCCCGAGCGTCCGTTCCCCGGTGCTGGACTGGCCGCCCCGGACGTACTCGCCATGGGGGTCGACGACCAGCAGGCCGAACTTCTGCATCTTCATGCAGGAGGCGCAGAACGTTTTCATGAAATTGGACTTGCCCATGCCGGTGGTGGCAAAGACGCCCATGTGCTGGGGGAGGACCCTGCTCGGGATCTTTACATGGAGATCCTTGAGCACACCCTGGCCGGTCCGCATGACGCCGACCTCGATATCTCCCATGACTTTTGTAAGGAACGCAAAGTCCGCGGTCTCGGGGATCGTTACCCCGGAGAACTTGGTCGGGACGGTGCGGGGTTTCCGGAAGATCCCGTTCTCGTCCACAAAGCCGAGCGGCACGGCTTCGACGCCGATAAAAACATCCTCGCCCAAGCCATAGAACTGCTCGCTGAACGGGCGGGTGTCCCAGTTCTGGTCGGCGAAGTTACTCTCGTGGATTAGGTCAACGACTTTGGCATAGAACGAATAATTCTTGGTGGTGTCGGTGATCTTCAGGATATCCCCGACAAACAGCTTTGCCGAGTGGGGGATGATGAAGCGGTACGAGAGCACGCTTTTTCCTATCAGCCGGAATTTTGTTGCATCCACGTTTTCAATATCGTTCAAAATCGTCATGTAAATCACCAAAGAGATCTTCAAATGCCCTGTTCTGTATTCCCCGTCCCGAGAGGCCGGCTTTCATGTCCTGCTGGATCTGTGTCACGATCGGTTCATCGATAACGACCGTGCGGTGGGCATCGAGAAGCGGGTACGGATACCCGGGGATCCTCCCGTCACCGGAACATGCGGCAAGGGCCTGCATGGTTGCCGCCACGGTCTCAACACCGGTTCCTTTCGGCAGCTCCATCTTGAGCGGCCTGCTCACCCTGGCGTGGAGCGATGCCACGTAGATCTCCCCGTGCCGTCCCTGGTGGTACTCGGTGTGGTCGAGGAGATGTTCATCGATCTTCATCCACCAGGGGCCGGGAATGCCGGACTGTGCTGCAAGGCCGCCGGCCGCCGGGAGGAGCGGGTGTCCGCCGCCCCAGGTTGCCCGGGTCCTTTTCGCCACGGCCGCAAGGAGAATGCCGCGTTCCTGTGCCGTGCTGATAATCGTGGCAAGCACCGGTTCGTGGTTCTGGCTGGTGACCCGCAATGCACCGTCGATGAGGAGAAGTGAGCCTGCCGGCAGGGTCTTTACTGTCTGGAGCGTTACCCAGTACTCCAGCGTGTCACGGAGAATACCGGAAGCCCTTTCGGGATCGCTGTTGTCGAGACCCTTGTGGGGCGGGAAGCCGAAACAGTCTTCGAACATTGCGTCGAAGTCCGTGTTCCGGTGGCCGGGCCCGATGGTAACGACCGTGAGCGGCGTGGCGGCCCGGTTATGCCGCTCGTTTGCGAGGAACGTTGTCCGGGCTGCCCTGATGGCGGCAATCGAGACACTGCCCCCTTCAAGGATCATGGCATTGGACCCGTCGACTGCGATCACCATGCCGGAAGGGCCAGGGGAAATGGGGTGGATATCGTCCCGGGTGATCCCGCTCTCCCGGGCGAAGGCTGCAATAAGATCTTCCGGGATATGTGCGGCTATATGATGGAGCGCCCGGCTCACGGATTCCTCGTAGGATGTCCGGTTGTCCATCACGCCACCTCCCGGATCTGCCCGGCCGTCTCTTGCATTGAGCCGTGATATTCGTCGTCCTTCATCCGTTGATCCTAGTTTGGCATGTAATGGGATATAAGGAGGTCGGGACGCGGGGCGAACATGGCCGAATCCACCGGTTCCGGGGATCTCCCCTGGTGTTAAGTATCCGACTGAACCCGGGCAAGTGCGTAAGAAAAAACTGATGTATGGAACATCATTTTTTTGTAATTGATTTCTCTCTCAATACAACCAGGTGCCGGTACTGCCAGTTCCGTTCTTCTGCAACGGCTGTATCCGCATCGGGGGGACCTGCATTTCTCCAGACTGCCTGCCGGGCATACTTTGCAGCGCCAAGGGAATGCGTGGGAACATGGGCAGTTGCCACAGCCTGGCCAGCGGCCCGGGCTGCTGATCGTGCAGCATTATCTTTCCCCACGTCACGGGCAGCGGCATGGGCGTCAAGCGAAGCTTTGCGTATGTCGGCCATGTGAAATATCCCGGTCTGTATCCATGCCCGGCCCGTATCGAGAGCATTCCGGGGGCGCGGATCATCCGGGTAGTTATCCTCAAAATATGGCAGAATGCGTTCCACGCAGTCTGTTGCCCAGATGGCAAGGGTTCTCTTGTCCGTCCCGCGTACAAGCTCTTCCATTGGCCCGTCTTTGTCGCTAAGAGAGAATCCGGGTTGTTTCTTACCGGGTATCATTCCACTTCCCGGACCCGGCTTGCATTGTCCGTGCCCATCTCGACCACGAGCGTGTTTGCAAACTCTCCCTGGATCTCCGCGATATGGGAGATGAGGAGGATCTGCGGGAAACGGGACTCCTGCGTGCGGAGGGCGACAAGGAGATTGTTCCTCCGCTCCTCGTCCTGGCTCCCGAAGATCTCGTCGAAGATGAGGAATGTTGATTCGTGTACCTGGTGGAGCTCGGCAAGATAGCGGGAGAGGGCAATTCGTAAGGCAACCGCGATGTCGTCCTGCTCGCCCCCGCTGAACCGGTCGATCTGGTAGTCGCTGTCCACGTCCCGGACCAGGAGATTGAAGTCCTCGTCAAGGAGCACCTGTTCGTACCGCCCGCCGGTGATCTCGCTGATGATCCGGCTTACTTCACCTTCGAGCCGGCTCCGGACAACCTGCATGAGGTAGACCACGTACTCGGCGATGAGGCTCCGGGTCAGTTTCAGGAGCTCGATCTCGTCCCTGAGTTCCGTTGCCTGTTTCCGGAGGAATTCGATCTGTTCCCGGGCGCGTTTGTAGTCCGCGATCTTTTCTTCGGTGAAACGAAGGTCTTTCGTTGCGCCGGCGATGACAACCTCCTCGTTCCGGAGACCGGTGTCGGTTTCGGCAAGGCTTTTTGCGATCTTCGCTGTTGCTTCCGGATCGAACACCGCACGAGCGATCTCTTTCTCCAGCGCCGCGAGGCTCGTGTTCCTCCCTGCAATGCGGGTGGCAAGCTCGGCTTTCTGCTGCTTCCAGGTTGCGGCCTGCCCAATCTTCTTCCCGAGCTCGATGAACCGGAGCTGGACCTTCTGGACATTTGCTGCTTCCAGCTCGCAGGTTTTGCAGGCAGTATCATCGTAGCCGATCTTCTCCAGAGCTTTTGCAAGGGCGTGCTGCTCCTCGGTCTTTTGTGCAAACTTCTGCCGGAGTTCCAGGAGCTCGGCCTCGTACCCGATCCGGAGCTTCAGCCTGCCGGCAATGGTGCGGAGGATCTCAAGTGACGGGATGATTGCCTCGATCGCTTTTTTCTCTTTCTCGAGCCGCTCCTGTTTTTCGAGATCGGTTACCGCTTTTGTTTCCAGCTCCAGCAGTTTTGCCGAGAACTCGGCATCCAGGCTCCCGAGATGCTCCCCGAGCTTCTGCCGGCAGAGTGGGCAGATGCCGTCGGACCCGGCCTTTCGCAGGGTTTCGAGATCCGTTCTCAGTTTCTCCCGCTCTTCCCGGTACCGTTCCTGTTGTGCCGTGAGGGTGCCGATCCGCTTCATGATCTCGTTTAAGCGGTAACTGACCGCACTGTCGAGCCGGTCGTTGGCGATTTCCTGGCCGGTGCCGATACAGGCCCTCACCGTGGCGCAGAGCTTGGCTTGTTCCGTTACATCCGCATCGAGGGTTGCGAGAAGCGCTTTCTGTTTCTCTTCCCGGGCAGCAAGGTCGGCGATCTCGCGCCGGATAAACCCGAGTTCCCCGGTGAGCCGGGCGTGCTCGGCCTTCTTCTTCTGGAGAAGATCGAGGCGTTCCCGGACTTCCGCGTACGACCCGCCGGTCTTTTCTATGCGGTGGTACTCGGCCTCCTCGTCCGCGACAAGGGCAAGGGCAGCGTCAAGTTTCTTTTCCTGTGCTGTTTCGGCTGCAAGTTCCTGCCGGAGCGCCTGCTGCTGCTGGAGGAGCCGGGCATGGGCGGTCTGCTTTTCGGCAAGGACTTTCTGCTGCCCGTCGAGCTCTTCGCGTTTTTTGCGGAGGAGGTCGCGGGCAATCGTGTGTTCCGCGATGGCTGCCGTGAAGCGTCCGACCGATGCCTGAAGTGCAGCGAGTTCTTCCTCGCTCTGCCGGCCCGCCATGGCCGCGAGTTCGCCTTCCTTTCGCTGGAGTTCCCCGGCCTTTGTATCGATCTGCTCTTTTAAGATCTTCTGGCTCTCGGTGCTCAGGTAATCGATCCCGAGCGCCCGGAGGAACCACTCCTTCCTCTTGCCGGGCGTATTCTCAAGGAGCGTGAGGAGATCTTTCTGGCCTGCGTAGATGGTGTTTTTGAAATCCACCGGGCCCATGCCAAGCGTCCGCTTCACTTCGGCTTCCACCTGGCTCACGCCCGTTGCCATCATCTTTGCGTTTTTGTAGAAACTGGCATCGTGGGTGACGGACTTTCCCTTTTTGAACGTGCGGACCACCGCGTACTCGTCGCCGCCGATCCGGAAGTCGAGCCGGACCTCGCACTTCTCTTTCGGGGATGCAAAACTGGAGACAATGTAGTCGGCCGAAATCCCGGTGGCCTGCACGCCGTACAGGGCAAAGAAGATCGCCTGCACGAGGCTCGACTTGCCCGTGCCGTTGTTCCCGAGAATGCCGGTGATGCCGTCCCTGAAGTGGATCTCCTCGTGCCGGAACCGCTTGAAGTTGTCGAGGACGAGACGGTCGAGGATCATGAGGGGGCTCCGGGAGATTGTTCTGGAGAGGCT encodes:
- a CDS encoding solute carrier family 23 protein, with translation MARTPPDIIYDVDDVPPAPTLFTLGLQHVFVITISLILPVLIAREVGLSDKEAMFFVSMSILASGIGTCLQAWKYRGIGSGYLCPCVCGPSYLSASVMAAKNGGLSLLFGMTALSGAFQVALSRVIGRLRVLFPVEVTGVVVTMVGVSIIVFTIPLFVGISGTDTVTTPQEVLVAIVTFGFIFAFTIWGRGIGKLFPALIGIVAGYILSAYLGVLDPSSLTSFIAAPLVAVPDLSYFHVSFSPALLIPFIVATICSSFKNVGDIAICQKAGDLDWKRPDFKTIKDGILSDGITTTVAGLVGGVGQSSSSANIGLALGTRAISRYIAYAAGAILIILAFTPKLATFFLAMPPPVMGAALVYMGSFMIVAGLGIITSRLMDARKTFVVGVSLIFGIGVYMVPSAFSHAPEMLVPVVESGLSLATILAICLNLIVRIGAKKETSLVLKPDDPVSDKIFKFMEEAGGMFGARKEVMDQASHATAQACDALLCFGLAEGDVVVTAKFDEISLDVDIRYRGKPFVFPDECPAPGSVMDDEESLLRFSGFLIRTYSDSAECSCRNGECTMHIHYEH
- a CDS encoding SMC family ATPase, which encodes MILDRLVLDNFKRFRHEEIHFRDGITGILGNNGTGKSSLVQAIFFALYGVQATGISADYIVSSFASPKEKCEVRLDFRIGGDEYAVVRTFKKGKSVTHDASFYKNAKMMATGVSQVEAEVKRTLGMGPVDFKNTIYAGQKDLLTLLENTPGKRKEWFLRALGIDYLSTESQKILKEQIDTKAGELQRKEGELAAMAGRQSEEELAALQASVGRFTAAIAEHTIARDLLRKKREELDGQQKVLAEKQTAHARLLQQQQALRQELAAETAQEKKLDAALALVADEEAEYHRIEKTGGSYAEVRERLDLLQKKKAEHARLTGELGFIRREIADLAAREEKQKALLATLDADVTEQAKLCATVRACIGTGQEIANDRLDSAVSYRLNEIMKRIGTLTAQQERYREEREKLRTDLETLRKAGSDGICPLCRQKLGEHLGSLDAEFSAKLLELETKAVTDLEKQERLEKEKKAIEAIIPSLEILRTIAGRLKLRIGYEAELLELRQKFAQKTEEQHALAKALEKIGYDDTACKTCELEAANVQKVQLRFIELGKKIGQAATWKQQKAELATRIAGRNTSLAALEKEIARAVFDPEATAKIAKSLAETDTGLRNEEVVIAGATKDLRFTEEKIADYKRAREQIEFLRKQATELRDEIELLKLTRSLIAEYVVYLMQVVRSRLEGEVSRIISEITGGRYEQVLLDEDFNLLVRDVDSDYQIDRFSGGEQDDIAVALRIALSRYLAELHQVHESTFLIFDEIFGSQDEERRNNLLVALRTQESRFPQILLISHIAEIQGEFANTLVVEMGTDNASRVREVE
- a CDS encoding DUF4013 domain-containing protein, which encodes MDFGNMVGEAFGYAKEGLVGKWKKWILLLIATILLTLPLMGYTLRILRGEKPAPEVENWGTLFIDGIKYLIIGLIYAIPLFIIMFLALAPVVVAAMSAGSPEAMTAIVTAALGTFLVGLVVFIIAAIIIGLFANIGIVRFARMGSMGEAFNFGAILATIGKIGWINYIVALIIMGIILGIVEFICNIIPYVGIIILFIIIPYLTMIQARYICLIYDSAGTA
- a CDS encoding DNA double-strand break repair nuclease NurA; the encoded protein is MDNRTSYEESVSRALHHIAAHIPEDLIAAFARESGITRDDIHPISPGPSGMVIAVDGSNAMILEGGSVSIAAIRAARTTFLANERHNRAATPLTVVTIGPGHRNTDFDAMFEDCFGFPPHKGLDNSDPERASGILRDTLEYWVTLQTVKTLPAGSLLLIDGALRVTSQNHEPVLATIISTAQERGILLAAVAKRTRATWGGGHPLLPAAGGLAAQSGIPGPWWMKIDEHLLDHTEYHQGRHGEIYVASLHARVSRPLKMELPKGTGVETVAATMQALAACSGDGRIPGYPYPLLDAHRTVVIDEPIVTQIQQDMKAGLSGRGIQNRAFEDLFGDLHDDFERY
- a CDS encoding putative immunity protein; the protein is MIPGKKQPGFSLSDKDGPMEELVRGTDKRTLAIWATDCVERILPYFEDNYPDDPRPRNALDTGRAWIQTGIFHMADIRKASLDAHAAARDVGKDNAARSAARAAGQAVATAHVPTHSLGAAKYARQAVWRNAGPPDADTAVAEERNWQYRHLVVLREKSITKK
- a CDS encoding ATP-binding protein codes for the protein MTILNDIENVDATKFRLIGKSVLSYRFIIPHSAKLFVGDILKITDTTKNYSFYAKVVDLIHESNFADQNWDTRPFSEQFYGLGEDVFIGVEAVPLGFVDENGIFRKPRTVPTKFSGVTIPETADFAFLTKVMGDIEVGVMRTGQGVLKDLHVKIPSRVLPQHMGVFATTGMGKSNFMKTFCASCMKMQKFGLLVVDPHGEYVRGGQSSTGERTLGLVHYSAGMDGLCVFTISETDRKKYSLNSLWLDYDDFRMTDLTLLYDLSQAQRDVIESLEDFSGSEIIPFFLQANVDTLQDEVKQGRYTGPYPQIADRLGAFHPGTLQVIQRRMRNIVAGNRKFFRESGSSVTEILRFLHNNKVVLIDIPRMGERSELFVLSMITRRIMQAHRKSAEEFGIETEPTEQKKVLITIEEAQRVLGAGGSSTQIFRECAMEGRKFGVGLCVVTQQPKNIDQKVLAQINTFVVMGLGDRGDREIIMGSAKQDLSKMEIEIQTLDQGEAIISTIGIPFPVSTRIHYYEEYIADLNREKKPDIREGLSDGFS